One segment of uncultured Tolumonas sp. DNA contains the following:
- a CDS encoding protein phosphatase 2C domain-containing protein translates to MLRCSSGKHWSSAAATSCGRVRPVNEDTYLIDGIHGLWAVADGMGGHQQGSLASQLVVESLLSISEADELESRLEQAAHALQAVNFHLSCERTLTAPQQMMGSTAMVLLAQAGRASCLWAGDSRCYLLRRGVLYQISEDHSLVQQWVNAKRITPDEAKQHPQNNVITRAIGASPDLLLASAEFELYADDMLLLCSDGLYREISTDVLIKSLSSLVPEQAVKILMQHALAGVASDNITAVVVRHN, encoded by the coding sequence ATGTTGAGATGTAGCTCGGGCAAACACTGGTCGTCGGCAGCGGCGACCAGTTGTGGTCGAGTGCGCCCGGTGAATGAAGACACCTATCTCATCGATGGCATCCATGGATTATGGGCCGTTGCCGATGGCATGGGTGGGCATCAACAGGGGAGCCTTGCCAGCCAACTGGTAGTTGAATCATTACTGAGTATTTCAGAGGCAGATGAACTGGAGTCACGACTTGAACAGGCTGCCCACGCACTGCAAGCGGTTAATTTTCACTTGAGTTGTGAACGAACACTCACCGCTCCGCAGCAGATGATGGGATCAACGGCGATGGTACTGCTCGCGCAAGCTGGCCGCGCCAGTTGCCTTTGGGCCGGCGATAGCCGCTGTTATTTATTACGGCGTGGCGTGCTCTATCAAATCAGCGAAGATCACAGCCTCGTGCAGCAATGGGTGAATGCAAAACGCATCACGCCCGATGAGGCCAAGCAGCACCCCCAAAACAATGTCATCACCCGAGCCATTGGCGCTAGTCCTGATTTGCTGCTAGCGAGTGCTGAGTTTGAACTGTATGCCGATGACATGCTGCTGTTGTGCAGCGATGGGCTTTATCGCGAGATTTCCACCGATGTGCTCATCAAAAGTTTAAGCTCATTAGTGCCTGAGCAAGCCGTTAAGATCTTGATGCAGCACGCGTTGGCAGGGGTAGCCAGCGACAACATTACCGCCGTGGTTGTGCGGCATAACTAA
- a CDS encoding serine/threonine-protein kinase, whose protein sequence is MNVALHNDLSLTPISRGVSTEYPCLQMRYALRNIAGVGGMGVVYRANDTLLSALGATDDIVAVKMCCSDMIDQPQAEQRLLMEYQNTLRLKHPNIIAVRQFDVCRQQQKAFLVMEWLDGLSLEQLLYQQLLPADVALKLARQLVDAVAHCHAQGVVHADIKPANFQVSPDNHLTLFDFGISRWLYQPSTIRNDMIRACSCRYAAPELFNEQPATISGDLFSVCCVLYRLFRGEHPFKDTTDEAAARNDEITPIFGRRHPLDKVLLQGLKWQQRERCTSIAALQQVLAQLSAADLSRYWF, encoded by the coding sequence ATGAATGTGGCGCTGCATAATGATCTGAGTCTCACTCCGATTTCTCGTGGGGTATCTACCGAATATCCATGTCTGCAAATGCGTTATGCGCTGCGTAATATTGCGGGCGTCGGTGGCATGGGGGTGGTGTATCGGGCGAATGACACACTGCTGAGTGCATTGGGGGCGACAGATGATATCGTGGCCGTGAAAATGTGTTGCAGTGACATGATCGATCAGCCGCAAGCTGAACAGCGGCTGCTCATGGAATATCAAAACACCCTACGTCTCAAGCACCCCAATATTATTGCTGTGCGCCAGTTTGATGTTTGCCGTCAGCAACAAAAAGCGTTTCTGGTGATGGAATGGTTGGATGGGTTGTCGCTGGAACAGTTACTTTATCAGCAGTTGCTACCTGCGGATGTCGCATTAAAACTCGCTCGACAGCTGGTGGATGCAGTTGCGCACTGTCATGCGCAAGGGGTAGTGCATGCCGATATTAAACCGGCTAATTTTCAAGTATCGCCCGATAATCACCTGACTTTATTCGATTTTGGTATCAGTCGCTGGCTCTATCAGCCATCGACGATACGTAACGACATGATCCGCGCGTGCAGCTGTCGTTATGCTGCGCCTGAATTATTCAATGAACAACCCGCAACCATCAGCGGTGATCTTTTCTCTGTTTGCTGTGTGTTATACCGCTTATTCCGTGGTGAGCACCCATTTAAAGATACCACCGATGAAGCTGCCGCACGGAATGATGAGATTACCCCAATATTTGGTCGTCGCCATCCGCTCGATAAAGTCTTGCTACAGGGGTTGAAATGGCAGCAGCGAGAGCGCTGCACCAGTATTGCTGCGTTACAGCAAGTGCTAGCACAGCTTTCTGCCGCAGATTTGAGTCGTTACTGGTTTTAA
- the tssI gene encoding type VI secretion system tip protein TssI/VgrG translates to MSVLDSLSEAISNVGRSLFSANEPRFLLTLAGCNQVVQVLRFSGQEALNVPWELNITVVSDAENISPETMLGTSATLTLIGSAGKSYYHGQVWQFCRQTQGKRLTQYQLIVRPALSWLRLGRNQRIFQQKSATEIIKQLLQEQHIPTDQIVWKLSATYPARDYCVQYAESDLQFITRLLSEDGMHYYFAHTEKHSQLVFTDHPSGWSADLAAVIYKPSTGQAAEADTLYSFLMRRRIAPTMVDRRYFNLHKPLTLTNAQYSATPKIAKSLKNKEADKSSKQEPNELSHYHYCSGEQSQTTAQQTAQRHLEAVQAQTVTAEGKGNLSQLRVGYFLPVTGHACHAANSRWLLTDVTLTGEQPQVLEEVSNGQSRCHVHFSAVPCDIPWRPAIFPEKPRLHGIQTATVTGPAGEAIYTDALGRIKVQFHWDREGKHNEQTSCWVRVMHDWAGNGYGVVKLPRIGQEVQVSFEEGDPDKPLITGCLHNGEQVTTWDLPLHQTRSGIRTRSTPGGGGSNELRFEDKKGREQLRWLAEKDWDAKIRHSSHTQIDGSHHRAVGGNDYREIQGEQHQTFEANVASERQQNQHSTVDGSLEQAIAQNYLLQAGQDLHWQNKHQAIYHAGVELILQAGGSFIKLDPSGIILSGPLVTMNQGGSALAVESEAAELPHKPAGAHDAGSGNVPQAKAPEPVVKFEPKKINQVIYSD, encoded by the coding sequence ATGTCCGTTTTAGATAGCCTGAGCGAAGCCATATCGAACGTAGGTCGTTCCCTGTTCAGTGCCAATGAACCTCGTTTTTTACTCACACTTGCTGGCTGCAATCAAGTCGTGCAGGTATTACGTTTTTCGGGGCAGGAAGCCTTAAACGTGCCGTGGGAACTGAACATCACGGTGGTGAGTGACGCGGAGAATATCTCACCGGAGACGATGCTTGGTACATCGGCAACACTTACACTCATTGGCAGTGCAGGCAAAAGTTACTACCACGGCCAAGTGTGGCAGTTTTGTCGACAGACACAAGGCAAGCGTCTCACGCAATATCAGTTGATTGTGCGGCCCGCGTTGTCATGGCTGAGGTTAGGGCGCAATCAACGGATTTTTCAACAAAAAAGCGCGACTGAGATCATCAAACAACTGTTGCAAGAGCAGCATATTCCCACTGATCAGATCGTGTGGAAATTAAGCGCGACTTACCCGGCTCGCGACTACTGCGTGCAATATGCCGAGAGCGATTTGCAATTTATTACTCGTCTGCTAAGCGAAGATGGAATGCACTATTACTTCGCTCATACTGAAAAACACAGCCAATTGGTGTTTACGGATCATCCCTCTGGCTGGTCAGCAGATTTGGCGGCAGTCATCTATAAACCCAGCACCGGTCAGGCGGCAGAAGCTGACACGCTATACTCATTTTTAATGCGACGTCGTATTGCACCAACGATGGTAGATCGGCGCTATTTTAACCTGCATAAACCGCTGACATTGACTAACGCGCAGTATTCGGCCACGCCAAAAATCGCCAAAAGTTTAAAAAATAAAGAAGCGGATAAAAGCAGTAAACAAGAGCCTAACGAGTTATCTCACTACCACTATTGCAGTGGTGAACAGAGCCAAACTACCGCACAGCAAACGGCCCAACGTCATTTGGAGGCGGTACAAGCGCAAACTGTCACCGCGGAAGGTAAGGGCAATTTGTCGCAATTGCGGGTCGGTTATTTTTTGCCGGTGACCGGGCATGCTTGTCACGCAGCGAACAGTCGCTGGCTGTTAACAGATGTGACCTTGACGGGTGAACAACCGCAAGTGCTGGAAGAGGTCAGCAATGGCCAGTCACGCTGTCATGTTCACTTTAGTGCTGTGCCATGCGATATCCCATGGCGACCAGCTATCTTCCCAGAAAAACCACGGCTACACGGCATTCAGACCGCCACGGTGACAGGCCCGGCGGGGGAGGCGATTTATACCGATGCGCTGGGTCGTATCAAAGTGCAATTCCACTGGGACAGAGAAGGTAAGCACAATGAACAAACCAGCTGTTGGGTCCGCGTCATGCATGATTGGGCCGGTAATGGCTATGGCGTGGTCAAATTGCCGCGCATCGGCCAAGAGGTTCAGGTGAGTTTCGAGGAGGGCGATCCTGATAAACCATTGATCACGGGTTGTTTACATAACGGTGAACAAGTTACAACGTGGGATCTTCCTTTGCATCAAACCCGCAGTGGCATTCGCACTCGATCTACACCCGGTGGTGGTGGCAGCAATGAATTACGATTTGAAGATAAAAAAGGCCGAGAACAACTCCGTTGGCTGGCGGAAAAAGATTGGGATGCCAAGATTCGACATAGCAGCCACACGCAAATTGACGGTAGCCATCATCGTGCGGTGGGTGGTAATGATTATCGTGAGATACAAGGTGAACAACATCAAACCTTTGAAGCAAATGTGGCTTCTGAGCGACAACAAAATCAGCACAGCACAGTTGATGGTTCCCTAGAGCAAGCGATTGCACAAAATTACTTGTTACAAGCAGGGCAAGACTTGCACTGGCAAAATAAGCACCAAGCGATTTATCACGCCGGCGTTGAGCTCATTTTGCAAGCAGGTGGGAGTTTTATCAAACTTGACCCCAGTGGGATCATACTCAGTGGGCCGTTGGTCACAATGAATCAGGGGGGCAGTGCGCTAGCAGTAGAAAGCGAAGCCGCCGAATTACCCCATAAACCGGCAGGTGCACACGATGCTGGCAGTGGGAACGTACCGCAAGCAAAAGCCCCTGAACCCGTTGTTAAATTTGAACCTAAGAAAATTAACCAAGTTATTTATTCGGATTGA